From a single Cyclobacterium marinum DSM 745 genomic region:
- a CDS encoding alkaline phosphatase D family protein, translated as MEVKVSKRRSFLGKFSFFLISFFVGRVKPLLAMKNLFGLPNNTGKLYFPNGFKVTEVSTTEAVVWTRLSHNKKPKPIIHKKAKTKPKANNYYPVDFDENQPVKNMDGAIVGAKGKVRIKYKAKGKTVVTDWYKTESINDFTAQIPLTNLKSGEHYSFELEAMPADGQVHSSVSGSFNTASDPTEIKSVNLTTSTCQYFWNYDDAKRGFQTYDAMAKLKPDFFVHTGDYVYYDRIGPLATNLEKARHKWHAMDGWASIKEFYQQVPIYMLKDDHDLLKDDVYPDSSPLGDFTLENGLKVWRENVPLKDKPYRTFRWGKDLQVWLVEGREYRSPKEIPAAQPRTIWGEEQKNWFMETFEESDATFKILFSPTPVVGPDREKKRDNHANNLFEEEGNWLRGFLSDNKGVFVVNGDRHWQYYSIDEATGLREFGAGPVSDAQSGGWSQDDKRPEHQYLRVNGGFLGIKVFRESNNPKINFTHYDVQGSVMNQEEFEN; from the coding sequence ATGGAAGTGAAAGTGTCCAAAAGAAGATCCTTTTTAGGAAAGTTTAGTTTCTTTTTAATTTCATTTTTTGTGGGGAGGGTGAAACCCTTGTTGGCCATGAAAAATCTCTTTGGCTTGCCTAATAACACCGGAAAGTTGTATTTCCCGAATGGCTTTAAAGTAACCGAAGTATCTACAACTGAGGCAGTCGTATGGACCAGGCTTAGTCATAATAAAAAGCCTAAACCGATTATTCATAAAAAGGCCAAAACAAAGCCTAAAGCCAACAATTATTACCCGGTAGATTTTGATGAAAATCAGCCGGTGAAAAATATGGATGGTGCCATTGTTGGGGCTAAAGGAAAAGTTAGAATTAAATACAAGGCAAAGGGGAAAACTGTAGTAACAGATTGGTATAAAACTGAATCGATCAATGATTTTACTGCCCAAATACCTTTGACAAATCTAAAATCAGGTGAACATTATTCCTTTGAATTGGAGGCCATGCCAGCGGATGGACAGGTTCATTCATCTGTATCAGGTAGTTTTAATACTGCTTCTGACCCAACGGAGATTAAGTCGGTAAACTTAACCACTTCCACCTGCCAATACTTCTGGAATTATGATGATGCCAAGCGGGGTTTTCAGACCTATGATGCCATGGCAAAGTTAAAGCCGGATTTTTTCGTCCATACAGGTGATTATGTGTATTATGATAGAATAGGTCCTTTGGCTACGAATTTAGAAAAGGCCAGGCACAAGTGGCATGCTATGGATGGTTGGGCTTCTATTAAGGAATTCTATCAACAAGTGCCAATTTATATGCTTAAGGATGATCATGATTTGCTAAAAGATGATGTATATCCGGATTCCAGTCCCTTGGGTGATTTTACATTGGAAAATGGTTTAAAGGTTTGGAGAGAAAATGTTCCCTTAAAAGACAAACCTTACAGGACTTTTAGATGGGGTAAAGATTTACAGGTGTGGCTTGTGGAGGGGAGGGAATACCGAAGTCCTAAAGAGATACCTGCAGCCCAGCCCAGAACGATTTGGGGTGAAGAGCAAAAGAATTGGTTCATGGAAACCTTTGAAGAATCAGATGCCACTTTTAAAATTTTGTTTTCTCCCACCCCCGTAGTTGGTCCGGATAGAGAGAAAAAACGAGACAACCATGCCAATAATCTATTTGAAGAAGAAGGCAATTGGTTAAGAGGATTTTTGTCCGATAATAAGGGGGTTTTTGTAGTCAATGGAGACAGGCATTGGCAGTATTATTCTATAGATGAAGCAACAGGTTTGAGAGAGTTTGGTGCGGGTCCTGTATCAGATGCACAATCCGGAGGCTGGTCTCAAGATGATAAAAGGCCGGAACATCAGTATTTAAGAGTAAATGGTGGTTTTTTGGGTATCAAAGTGTTTCGTGAATCCAACAATCCTAAAATTAATTTCACCCATTATGATGTCCAAGGAAGTGTCATGAATCAAGAAGAATTCGAGAATTAG
- a CDS encoding RagB/SusD family nutrient uptake outer membrane protein produces MKTIKNKFLILIACFLILGCNEDSFLEEIPKDFLSPEIAYVTVNDFDAAVLNLYAQVRNEFYTSDNQNSFPAISWDGTDMVYAHKNFGTRPDWGGSLLLPTNTSLVYEAMWRPAYRIIYDVNVIIGRSEGPQSQLTAEQKKRVQAEAAFFRGFMYKMLANLYGDVPIVLEEVTSPRRDFVRSSREEVYRQSAADLLLAAQELPDVDDVDNSRINKLAAYHLLSEVYISLGKWQEAVNAASQVIDHPQTALMTERFGSMVDHPTFGGDVYWDLFRQGNQNRMSGNTEAIWVLQYEFNVPGGNDGFQLERTVIPRLWQAKIANNDGSVHPLIPYPNTNYYGRGSGFMSPTRYLYDNIWRKSGYDQDMRNSEYNIVRDFIVNNPSSDHNGKWVFKDNVPIALSSVNDTTRNFFPVFAKASVVGQHPTELYHNDQTVPGSLTNSAQRTFRDRYAIRLAETYLLRAEAYLGMGDKENAAADVNTVRNRAQAPVINPADLDIDYLLDERLRELHYESFRLLTLTRLGKLVEWTKAKNPWVGELYQAHNNLWPIPFNEIEKNIEADLGQNPGY; encoded by the coding sequence ATGAAAACGATAAAAAATAAATTCCTGATATTAATCGCATGCTTTCTTATTCTCGGCTGTAATGAGGATAGTTTTTTGGAAGAGATTCCTAAGGATTTTCTTTCTCCTGAAATTGCTTATGTGACAGTCAATGATTTTGATGCTGCTGTGTTAAACCTATACGCTCAGGTAAGAAACGAATTTTATACAAGCGATAACCAAAACAGTTTTCCGGCCATTTCATGGGATGGAACGGACATGGTTTATGCGCACAAGAATTTTGGAACGAGACCTGATTGGGGAGGTTCATTGCTTTTACCTACCAATACAAGTCTTGTTTATGAAGCCATGTGGAGACCTGCCTATCGCATCATCTATGATGTCAATGTGATCATAGGTAGATCTGAAGGCCCACAGAGTCAATTGACAGCTGAACAAAAGAAACGTGTGCAGGCTGAAGCTGCTTTTTTTAGAGGCTTTATGTACAAGATGTTAGCCAACCTTTATGGAGATGTACCCATAGTGTTGGAAGAAGTAACTTCCCCTAGGAGAGATTTTGTTCGCTCCAGCAGAGAAGAAGTATACCGGCAAAGTGCAGCTGATTTATTGTTGGCAGCCCAGGAATTACCTGATGTGGACGATGTTGACAATTCCAGAATCAATAAACTGGCAGCTTACCATTTATTATCTGAGGTTTATATTTCTTTAGGTAAATGGCAGGAGGCGGTAAACGCGGCTTCCCAGGTTATTGATCATCCTCAGACTGCATTAATGACCGAAAGGTTTGGCTCAATGGTGGACCATCCTACATTTGGAGGTGATGTATATTGGGACTTATTCAGACAAGGAAACCAAAACAGAATGTCCGGAAATACGGAGGCCATATGGGTATTGCAGTACGAATTTAATGTTCCCGGGGGGAATGATGGTTTTCAATTGGAAAGGACTGTAATTCCACGGCTTTGGCAAGCAAAAATTGCCAATAATGATGGGTCAGTTCACCCATTGATCCCTTATCCAAATACCAATTATTACGGCAGAGGATCAGGATTTATGAGCCCTACTCGGTATTTGTATGACAATATTTGGAGGAAAAGTGGTTATGATCAAGACATGAGAAATTCTGAGTACAATATCGTAAGGGATTTTATAGTCAATAACCCAAGTTCGGATCACAACGGGAAATGGGTTTTCAAAGACAATGTACCCATTGCCCTAAGTTCAGTAAATGATACAACTCGGAATTTCTTTCCTGTATTTGCAAAAGCTTCCGTCGTCGGCCAACACCCAACGGAATTGTACCATAATGATCAGACTGTTCCAGGCTCACTTACCAATTCAGCCCAGCGAACATTTAGAGATAGATACGCTATACGCTTGGCAGAAACTTATTTATTAAGGGCAGAAGCTTACCTTGGAATGGGGGATAAGGAAAATGCTGCTGCAGATGTAAATACGGTAAGGAATAGGGCTCAGGCCCCGGTCATCAACCCGGCAGATTTAGACATTGATTATTTATTGGATGAGCGCTTGCGTGAATTGCATTATGAATCCTTTCGCTTGTTAACCCTTACTAGATTAGGGAAATTGGTGGAATGGACCAAAGCCAAGAATCCATGGGTCGGAGAACTGTATCAAGCTCACAACAATTTATGGCCTATACCTTTCAACGAAATTGAAAAGAATATTGAAGCAGATTTAGGGCAAAATCCCGGCTATTGA
- a CDS encoding SusC/RagA family TonB-linked outer membrane protein codes for MRKKSTTSRLVWLSAFAVFLFCFQVQIRTHAGTTIFNSTSEIDHANSKTDLPASISGTVVDQNNVPIPGATVIVVGTSIGTVTDIDGKFSIEAGSGQVLKISFIGFESEEVIIANQTVINVILQEDMASLEEVVVVGYGVQKKSDLTGAVVRADIEAFQESPNVSIMQSLQGSVAGLNVGQVNQAGGEPDIQIRGRTSLSGEQSPLIVIDGVIYRGNINDLNPNDIKSIDVLKDASAAAIYGSQASNGVIILTTKKGVDLGKPTINYSNSFTFQKPIKEFRTGTAADYLKKTEESDLFNSRTEPSGYLEPNPNWEPSSNFKTSDEILAYNQGRSDNWYDLMTNDNPYIQNHNLSLANATERSNYYISLGHTDQKGHMVNEGYNRINARVNLETNVTDWLTFGLQSAFTRSNYLGPTPSLGNRYLSPFATVRDENGEYIQITGGNTINPMVQLEADLVDKRLNFFGNFYAQIDFPFLDGLSYKVNYLNNYTTNQDYYFREYASNFQGGGQKMYQLNYNWSSDHILTYNKTFKDVHNVFLTLLYGSESRESEYTQASSFIYANTALGYNSLQSGSADQQRTSSGAWDESSLYQMARIFYGYDHRYLFTGTIRRDGFSGFGATNKFGIFPSLSLAWAASEERFIADNTDWLNNLKLRISYGSNGNRTVGRYQTLATVAGGFNYITADGTPLYTQAINKLASPNLKWETTTGINLGVDFAILGNRISGSIDYYNNETTDLLYQVDIPGISRFETFPDNLGRIYNQGLDIAITTANIRKNDLTWESTFMFSRNRNELRELLGFDLDGDGVEDDLVSEGLFIGYPLDAIFDYSINGLWQINDEIPVYSDLGAYKVVDINGDGEIDPADRSIIGYEEPSYRFSINNTLTYKNWTFRLFINSIQGGNLRYLGMDNINSWQIINQENHFNNDFPLGLDYWTPENTDAIYERPNINISSGIAGTRYIPRSFVRLQDVSLAYNFPRELLTKLKIQNLKVFVSGKNLYTLTKWPGWDPETGQNINRTGRPVLKGYSVGLNLGF; via the coding sequence ATGAGAAAAAAGTCTACAACCTCCCGGTTGGTATGGCTGTCTGCGTTTGCTGTATTCTTATTTTGTTTTCAAGTGCAAATAAGAACTCACGCAGGGACAACGATCTTCAATTCAACATCAGAAATTGATCATGCCAACTCCAAAACCGATCTTCCTGCTTCTATTAGTGGGACGGTAGTCGATCAAAATAATGTTCCCATTCCCGGTGCTACAGTAATTGTGGTAGGAACAAGCATCGGAACTGTTACTGATATTGATGGTAAATTTAGTATTGAAGCGGGTTCCGGACAGGTGCTTAAAATTTCTTTCATTGGCTTCGAGTCCGAGGAAGTAATTATTGCTAATCAAACAGTAATCAATGTCATTTTACAAGAAGATATGGCCTCACTTGAAGAGGTTGTTGTTGTAGGCTACGGTGTGCAAAAAAAATCTGACTTAACCGGGGCTGTGGTAAGAGCTGACATTGAGGCTTTTCAGGAATCTCCAAATGTCTCTATTATGCAATCGCTGCAAGGTTCAGTTGCCGGTTTAAATGTGGGACAAGTGAACCAAGCCGGTGGTGAACCTGATATTCAGATTCGTGGACGAACCTCACTTTCAGGTGAACAAAGCCCTTTGATTGTTATAGATGGGGTCATTTATAGGGGCAATATCAATGATTTAAATCCGAATGATATCAAATCGATTGATGTACTCAAAGATGCAAGTGCAGCCGCCATCTATGGTTCCCAAGCTTCTAATGGTGTCATTATTCTTACCACTAAGAAAGGGGTGGATTTAGGTAAGCCCACCATTAACTATTCCAATAGCTTTACTTTTCAAAAGCCGATTAAAGAATTTAGAACAGGTACGGCAGCCGATTATTTAAAGAAAACTGAGGAATCTGATTTGTTCAATAGCCGTACGGAACCATCAGGATATTTGGAGCCCAACCCTAACTGGGAACCTTCCTCCAATTTTAAAACAAGTGATGAAATATTGGCTTATAATCAAGGTCGATCAGACAATTGGTATGATTTGATGACCAATGACAACCCCTATATTCAAAATCATAACTTGTCCTTGGCAAATGCTACCGAAAGATCCAATTATTACATATCACTGGGTCATACAGATCAAAAAGGTCATATGGTGAACGAAGGTTACAATAGGATCAATGCAAGGGTTAACTTGGAAACCAATGTAACTGACTGGCTAACCTTTGGGCTACAATCCGCCTTTACCAGGAGCAATTATTTGGGGCCTACACCAAGCTTAGGGAACAGGTATCTATCTCCCTTTGCGACGGTAAGGGATGAAAATGGAGAGTACATTCAAATTACCGGGGGAAACACCATAAATCCTATGGTGCAATTGGAAGCAGATCTGGTAGATAAAAGGCTTAATTTCTTTGGAAACTTTTATGCTCAGATTGACTTTCCCTTTTTGGATGGCCTAAGTTATAAGGTTAATTATCTCAACAATTATACAACCAATCAAGATTACTACTTTAGAGAATATGCAAGTAATTTTCAAGGTGGAGGTCAAAAGATGTATCAATTGAATTACAATTGGTCTAGTGACCATATTCTAACGTATAATAAAACCTTTAAGGATGTTCACAATGTATTTCTAACCTTGCTTTACGGCTCTGAAAGCCGTGAATCTGAATACACCCAAGCCAGCTCATTTATCTATGCCAATACAGCCCTAGGGTACAATAGCCTCCAATCAGGAAGTGCAGACCAACAGCGTACCAGTTCAGGGGCCTGGGATGAGTCCAGCCTTTATCAAATGGCAAGAATATTTTATGGATATGATCACAGGTATTTGTTTACAGGGACCATTAGGAGGGATGGCTTTTCCGGTTTTGGAGCTACCAATAAATTTGGCATTTTCCCCTCCCTATCTTTAGCTTGGGCTGCCAGTGAAGAAAGATTTATTGCAGACAATACAGATTGGCTAAACAATCTTAAGCTAAGAATTTCCTATGGTTCTAATGGTAACAGAACGGTAGGTAGGTACCAAACATTGGCCACAGTGGCAGGTGGGTTTAATTATATAACCGCAGATGGAACTCCACTTTATACCCAAGCAATAAATAAATTGGCTAGCCCAAATCTAAAATGGGAAACCACTACGGGGATCAACCTAGGGGTTGATTTTGCAATTCTCGGAAATAGGATCAGTGGATCTATCGATTATTACAACAACGAGACCACCGACTTATTGTACCAAGTAGACATTCCGGGAATCAGTAGGTTTGAAACTTTTCCGGATAATCTTGGCCGAATTTATAATCAAGGACTGGATATAGCCATTACAACTGCTAATATTAGGAAAAATGATTTGACTTGGGAAAGTACTTTTATGTTTTCAAGAAATAGGAACGAACTTAGAGAATTGTTAGGTTTTGATCTTGATGGAGATGGGGTAGAGGATGATTTGGTTTCCGAAGGTTTGTTTATCGGGTATCCCTTGGATGCTATTTTTGATTATTCCATCAATGGTTTATGGCAAATTAATGATGAAATTCCAGTCTATTCGGACTTGGGGGCCTACAAAGTAGTGGACATCAATGGAGATGGAGAGATTGATCCGGCAGATCGTAGCATCATTGGCTATGAAGAGCCTTCTTACCGTTTTAGTATCAACAATACCCTAACTTATAAAAATTGGACCTTTAGATTATTTATTAATTCTATTCAAGGTGGCAATTTAAGGTATTTAGGGATGGACAATATCAATAGTTGGCAAATCATTAACCAAGAAAATCACTTTAATAATGATTTTCCATTGGGCTTGGATTATTGGACACCGGAGAATACCGATGCAATTTATGAACGCCCAAATATTAATATTTCCAGTGGAATAGCAGGCACAAGGTATATTCCAAGGAGTTTTGTTAGACTTCAGGATGTTTCCTTGGCTTATAATTTCCCAAGGGAATTGTTAACCAAGTTAAAAATTCAAAACCTTAAGGTATTTGTGAGTGGCAAAAACTTGTACACTCTTACCAAATGGCCCGGATGGGATCCTGAAACCGGCCAAAATATTAACCGTACCGGAAGACCTGTACTCAAGGGATACTCTGTCGGATTAAATCTTGGTTTTTAA
- a CDS encoding RagB/SusD family nutrient uptake outer membrane protein encodes MRIHIKSKLYIALAMVLPLLNMSCNEFLEREPLSVVTPEAYLHSEADLAAYTIANYAFPTHSGWNVGTFGYDNHTDNQATTNASNRWIPGEYRISQTGGSWNFGQIRDMNYFLETVVPRWKADGISGNTSNVEHYIGEGYFLRAYEYFNKVQSLGDYPIVKNTLLDDLETLTEVSKRKPRNEVARFIISDLDSAINLLLVSPPGGKNRINQMAALTFKSRVALHEATWLLYHKGTAHVPGGPGWPGEGDNPNFSLDIDQEIDYFLGEAMEAAELVADQVSLTTNTLDNGYDSSENPYHKMFGDLDMSQYDEVLLWRQYDHTLGIRHNINAYINSNGGNTGYTKGLVESFLMANGLPIYAAGSGYHGDDFIADVKADRDNRLQLFMKDAGEVRLIGQTNADGSPVLITEPEIIGNQETKYVTGYGIKKGFSYLPSQTVGEAGTVGSIVFRAAEAYLNYIEASYLANGSIDAKAAAYWEALRVRAGVSPDFNLTIANTIISKEAEGDMGAYSSGEMLSDPILYNIRRERRNELIAEGMRFFDLKRWRALDQLKSDPYIAKGFKLWGPMQSWYVDEETNETLLIPAGTDDSATPNVSNPDESDYLLPYRIMLGGTNLVKDGYKWATAHYLEPIAIQHFIITSTSGDPSNSVIYQNPGWSLQANEGALE; translated from the coding sequence ATGAGAATACATATAAAATCTAAATTATATATAGCCTTAGCGATGGTATTGCCATTGTTGAACATGTCTTGTAATGAGTTTCTGGAAAGAGAGCCTTTATCCGTAGTAACACCTGAAGCTTACCTGCACTCAGAAGCTGATTTGGCGGCTTATACCATTGCTAATTATGCTTTTCCTACGCATTCAGGTTGGAATGTAGGTACCTTTGGCTATGACAACCATACAGATAACCAAGCCACTACCAATGCCAGTAATAGATGGATACCTGGTGAATATAGAATTAGTCAGACAGGTGGTTCATGGAATTTTGGACAAATAAGGGACATGAATTATTTCTTGGAAACTGTTGTCCCTCGTTGGAAAGCCGATGGGATTTCTGGCAATACTTCCAATGTGGAGCATTATATCGGGGAAGGCTATTTTCTTAGGGCCTATGAATATTTCAATAAGGTGCAAAGTTTAGGTGATTATCCAATAGTTAAAAACACACTACTTGATGATTTAGAAACCTTAACTGAAGTTTCAAAACGTAAACCAAGAAATGAAGTAGCGAGGTTTATTATTTCTGACCTTGATTCTGCCATCAACCTATTATTGGTAAGCCCTCCGGGAGGAAAGAACAGAATCAATCAAATGGCAGCATTGACTTTCAAGTCTAGGGTTGCTTTGCATGAAGCCACATGGTTGCTTTACCATAAAGGTACAGCTCATGTTCCTGGTGGTCCCGGATGGCCTGGAGAAGGTGATAACCCTAATTTCAGCCTTGATATAGACCAAGAAATTGATTATTTTCTTGGTGAAGCCATGGAAGCTGCTGAATTGGTTGCTGATCAGGTTTCATTGACCACCAATACCCTGGATAATGGCTATGATTCCTCTGAAAATCCATACCATAAAATGTTTGGAGACTTGGACATGAGTCAGTATGATGAAGTATTACTTTGGAGACAATATGACCATACCTTAGGTATTCGTCACAATATCAATGCTTATATCAATTCAAACGGTGGGAATACAGGTTACACTAAAGGACTTGTTGAAAGCTTCTTGATGGCCAATGGACTACCAATCTATGCAGCGGGTTCAGGATATCATGGAGACGATTTTATTGCCGATGTAAAGGCTGATAGGGACAACAGGCTTCAATTATTTATGAAGGATGCAGGTGAAGTTAGGTTAATAGGCCAAACCAATGCAGATGGATCTCCTGTTCTTATAACGGAGCCGGAAATTATTGGTAACCAAGAAACCAAATATGTAACCGGATACGGTATAAAGAAAGGGTTTAGTTATTTGCCATCTCAGACAGTAGGTGAAGCAGGTACCGTTGGTTCAATAGTGTTTAGAGCAGCAGAAGCATACCTGAACTATATTGAAGCTTCTTACCTAGCCAATGGAAGCATTGACGCAAAAGCTGCCGCTTATTGGGAAGCCTTAAGGGTGAGAGCCGGCGTTAGTCCTGACTTTAACCTTACCATTGCCAATACCATTATTAGCAAAGAAGCTGAAGGGGATATGGGCGCATATTCTTCCGGAGAAATGCTTTCAGATCCAATTTTGTACAATATCAGAAGAGAAAGAAGAAATGAGTTGATTGCCGAGGGCATGCGGTTTTTTGACCTGAAACGTTGGAGAGCTTTGGATCAACTTAAATCGGATCCTTATATCGCAAAAGGTTTCAAATTGTGGGGACCTATGCAAAGTTGGTATGTGGATGAAGAGACCAATGAAACATTATTGATTCCTGCAGGAACAGATGATTCAGCGACTCCAAATGTTTCTAATCCTGATGAAAGTGATTACTTACTTCCTTACAGAATTATGCTTGGAGGTACCAATTTGGTGAAGGATGGTTACAAATGGGCTACCGCTCATTACTTGGAACCAATAGCCATTCAGCATTTTATTATCACTTCCACAAGTGGAGATCCTTCAAATTCAGTTATTTACCAAAATCCGGGATGGTCACTCCAAGCGAATGAAGGTGCATTGGAGTAA